A stretch of Enterobacter cloacae complex sp. ECNIH7 DNA encodes these proteins:
- the wcaL gene encoding colanic acid biosynthesis glycosyltransferase WcaL yields the protein MKVGFFLLKFPLSSETFVLNQITAFIDMGYDVEIIALQKGDTQNTHAAYTQYGLEAKTRWLQDEPSGRLSKLRHRASQTLRGIHRASTWRALNVSRYGAESRNLILSAICGQTAQPYRADVFIAHFGPAGVIAAKLRELGVIDGKIATIFHGIDISSREVLNHYTPEYQQLFRRGDMMLPISDLWAGRLKNMGCPGEKIAVSRMGVDLTRFTRRPVKVPGKPLQIISVARLTEKKGLHVAIEACRQLKARGVDFHYRILGIGPWERRLRTLIEQYQLEDVVEMPGFKPSHEVKAMLDEADVFLLPSVTGADGDMEGIPVALMEAMAVGIPVVSTLHSGIPELIKSDHSGWLVPENNAMALADRLAAFSDIDQQALEPVLHNARQKVETDFNQQVINRQLASLLQTL from the coding sequence ATGAAGGTTGGTTTCTTCTTACTGAAATTTCCGCTGTCGTCTGAAACGTTTGTCCTGAACCAAATCACCGCGTTTATCGATATGGGATATGACGTGGAGATTATCGCCCTGCAAAAGGGCGATACCCAAAACACCCATGCGGCCTATACCCAGTATGGGCTGGAGGCGAAAACCCGCTGGCTGCAGGATGAGCCGTCCGGGAGGCTGAGCAAGCTGCGCCACCGGGCCAGCCAGACCTTGCGCGGGATCCACCGCGCGTCGACGTGGCGGGCGCTGAATGTTTCCCGCTATGGGGCGGAATCCCGCAATCTGATCCTGTCGGCCATCTGCGGGCAAACCGCGCAGCCGTATCGTGCCGACGTGTTTATCGCCCACTTTGGCCCGGCGGGCGTCATCGCCGCGAAGCTGCGCGAGCTGGGCGTGATTGACGGCAAAATTGCGACCATCTTCCACGGTATCGATATCTCCAGCCGCGAAGTGCTGAACCACTACACGCCGGAGTATCAGCAGCTGTTCAGGCGCGGCGACATGATGCTGCCTATCAGCGACCTGTGGGCCGGGCGCCTGAAAAACATGGGCTGCCCGGGAGAGAAAATTGCCGTTTCGCGTATGGGCGTGGATTTAACGCGCTTCACACGCCGTCCTGTCAAGGTGCCGGGAAAACCACTGCAGATCATCTCCGTTGCTCGCCTGACCGAGAAGAAAGGCCTCCATGTAGCCATTGAAGCCTGCCGCCAGCTGAAAGCGCGCGGGGTAGATTTCCACTATCGCATTCTCGGCATTGGGCCGTGGGAGCGTCGTCTGCGCACGCTTATCGAACAGTATCAGCTGGAAGATGTCGTAGAGATGCCGGGTTTCAAGCCGAGCCACGAGGTCAAGGCCATGCTCGACGAGGCGGATGTCTTTCTGTTGCCTTCCGTAACGGGCGCCGATGGCGATATGGAAGGCATTCCGGTGGCGCTGATGGAGGCGATGGCCGTAGGTATTCCGGTGGTATCAACCCTGCACAGCGGGATCCCGGAGCTGATTAAGTCTGACCATTCCGGCTGGCTGGTGCCGGAGAATAACGCGATGGCCCTTGCGGACCGATTAGCTGCCTTCAGCGATATTGACCAGCAGGCGCTGGAGCCCGTGCTCCATAACGCCCGACAAAAAGTGGAAACCGATTTTAACCAGCAGGTGATTAACCGCCAGTTAGCGAGCCTGCTGCAAACGCTGTAA
- the rfbB gene encoding dTDP-glucose 4,6-dehydratase, whose translation MKILVTGGAGFIGSAVVRHIIKNTKDDVVNVDKLTYAGNLESLTEVSDSDRYVFEYADICDKDAMDHIFATHKPDAVMHLAAESHVDRSITGPAAFIETNIVGTYVLLEAARAYWSTLDEEAKKAFRFHHISTDEVYGDLPHPDEHPESAELPLFTETTAYAPSSPYSASKASSDHLVRAWLRTYGFPTIVTNCSNNYGPYHFPEKLIPLVILNALEGKALPIYGKGDQIRDWLYVEDHARALYTVVTQGKPGETYNIGGHNEKQNLEVVHTICDLLDEIVPKEGSYRDQITYVKDRPGHDRRYAIDATKIGNALGWHPQETFESGIRKTVMWYLSNESWVNNVKSGAYASWLSKQYGENN comes from the coding sequence GTGAAAATTCTTGTGACGGGCGGAGCCGGATTTATCGGCTCAGCGGTAGTACGACATATTATTAAAAATACCAAGGACGATGTCGTCAACGTGGATAAACTGACGTATGCCGGTAATCTTGAGTCGCTTACTGAAGTCAGTGATAGCGACCGATATGTCTTTGAGTATGCGGATATTTGTGACAAAGATGCTATGGATCACATCTTCGCCACGCATAAACCCGATGCTGTTATGCATCTGGCCGCTGAAAGCCACGTTGACCGTTCTATTACGGGCCCGGCAGCGTTTATCGAAACCAACATCGTCGGCACTTATGTGCTGCTGGAAGCCGCCCGTGCGTACTGGTCCACGCTGGATGAGGAGGCGAAGAAAGCGTTTCGCTTCCATCACATCTCTACCGACGAAGTGTATGGTGATTTGCCGCATCCTGATGAGCATCCTGAATCAGCTGAGCTGCCACTCTTCACTGAAACCACAGCGTATGCGCCTAGCAGCCCATATTCAGCGTCGAAAGCCTCCAGCGATCACCTCGTTCGTGCCTGGCTTCGTACCTACGGTTTCCCGACCATCGTCACCAACTGTTCAAATAATTACGGCCCGTACCATTTCCCGGAAAAACTGATCCCGTTGGTTATCCTGAATGCGCTGGAAGGTAAAGCGCTGCCAATTTACGGTAAAGGCGATCAGATCCGTGACTGGTTGTATGTCGAAGATCATGCGCGTGCGCTGTATACCGTTGTCACTCAAGGGAAACCGGGTGAGACGTACAATATTGGCGGTCATAACGAGAAGCAGAACCTGGAGGTGGTACATACAATTTGCGACCTGCTGGATGAAATTGTGCCGAAAGAAGGTTCTTACCGCGATCAGATCACTTATGTTAAGGATCGGCCTGGGCACGATCGTCGTTATGCAATTGATGCAACTAAAATTGGTAATGCGCTAGGTTGGCATCCTCAAGAAACTTTCGAGAGTGGTATTCGTAAAACAGTTATGTGGTATTTATCTAATGAATCGTGGGTAAATAATGTAAAAAGTGGAGCATATGCTTCATGGCTTTCAAAACAATATGGAGAAAATAACTGA
- the wzxC gene encoding colanic acid undecaprenyl disphosphate flippase WzxC produces the protein MSLREKTISGAKWSAMATIVIIGLGLVQMTVLARIIDNHQFGLLTVSLVIIALADTLSDFGIANSIIQRKEISHLELTTLYWLNVGLGIFVFVLVFLLSDIIASVLHNPDLAPLMRTLSFAFVVIPHGQQFRALMQKELEFNKIGMIETSAVLAGFTFTVVSAHFWPLAMTAILGYLVNSAVRTLLFGYFGRKIYRPGLHFSLASVSSNLRFGAWLTADSIINYVNTNLSTLVLARILGASVAGGYNLAYNVAVVPPMKLNPIITRVLFPAFAKIQDDTEKLRVNFYKLLSVVGIINFPVLLGLMVVSSNFVPLVFGEKWNGIIPILQLLCVVGLLRSVGNPIGSLLMAKARVDISFKFNVFKTFLFIPAIIVGGHMAGAIGVTLGFLLVQVVNTVLSYFIMIKPVLGSSYRQYILSLWLPFYLSLPTLAVSYGLGIILSGHLPLAALLAVQVAAGALAFGVMIVLSRNALVVEMKRQFCRNEKMKTLLRAG, from the coding sequence ATGAGCTTACGTGAAAAAACCATCAGCGGGGCGAAGTGGTCAGCGATGGCGACCATCGTCATCATTGGCCTCGGTCTGGTGCAGATGACCGTGCTGGCGCGCATTATTGATAATCACCAGTTCGGCCTTTTGACCGTCTCGCTGGTGATTATCGCGCTGGCCGATACGCTGTCTGATTTTGGTATCGCCAATTCGATTATCCAGCGCAAAGAGATCAGCCATCTGGAGCTAACCACGCTCTACTGGCTGAACGTGGGGCTGGGGATTTTCGTGTTCGTGCTGGTGTTCCTGCTGAGCGATATCATCGCCAGCGTGCTGCACAACCCGGATCTGGCTCCGCTGATGCGCACGCTGTCGTTTGCTTTCGTGGTGATCCCGCACGGGCAGCAGTTCCGCGCGCTGATGCAGAAAGAGCTGGAGTTCAACAAGATCGGCATGATCGAGACCAGTGCCGTGCTGGCGGGCTTTACCTTCACCGTGGTGAGCGCCCATTTCTGGCCGCTGGCGATGACCGCTATCCTCGGATACCTGGTTAACTCTGCCGTGCGTACGCTGCTGTTCGGCTACTTTGGCCGCAAGATCTACCGTCCCGGGCTGCATTTCTCTCTCGCATCCGTCTCGTCCAACCTGCGCTTTGGCGCGTGGCTGACGGCGGACAGCATTATCAACTATGTGAATACCAACCTGTCGACGCTGGTGCTGGCGCGTATTCTTGGCGCGAGCGTGGCGGGGGGCTACAACCTGGCCTACAACGTCGCGGTGGTGCCGCCGATGAAGCTGAACCCGATCATCACCCGCGTCCTGTTCCCGGCCTTCGCCAAGATCCAGGACGACACCGAGAAGCTGCGCGTTAACTTCTACAAGCTGCTTTCCGTGGTGGGGATTATCAACTTCCCGGTGCTGCTGGGGCTGATGGTGGTTTCCAGCAACTTCGTGCCGCTGGTGTTTGGCGAGAAGTGGAACGGCATCATCCCGATCCTGCAGCTGCTGTGCGTGGTGGGGCTCCTGCGCTCCGTGGGGAATCCGATTGGTTCCCTGCTGATGGCAAAAGCGCGCGTCGATATTAGCTTTAAGTTCAACGTGTTCAAAACCTTCCTGTTTATTCCGGCAATTATCGTCGGCGGGCATATGGCGGGCGCCATCGGCGTCACGCTGGGCTTCCTGCTGGTGCAGGTAGTCAATACCGTTCTGAGCTACTTCATCATGATCAAGCCGGTGCTGGGCTCCAGCTACCGTCAGTACATCCTGAGCCTGTGGCTGCCGTTCTATCTCTCGTTGCCGACCCTAGCGGTGAGCTACGGCCTGGGCATCATCCTCAGCGGTCACCTGCCGCTGGCCGCGCTGCTGGCGGTGCAGGTTGCCGCGGGCGCGCTGGCATTTGGCGTGATGATTGTGCTGTCACGCAATGCGCTGGTGGTGGAGATGAAGCGCCAGTTTTGCCGTAACGAAAAAATGAAAACGCTGCTTCGCGCAGGCTAG
- the rfbA gene encoding glucose-1-phosphate thymidylyltransferase RfbA, giving the protein MKGIILAGGSGTRLYPITMGVSKQLLPIYDKPMIYYPLSVLLLAGIQDILIITTPEDQAGFIRLLGDGSQFGINLSYAIQPSPDGLAQAFIIGEDFIGNESVCLVLGDNIFFGQGFTPKLQMASNRTSGATVFGYQVMDPERFGVVEFDDKFKALSIEEKPKNPKSNWAVTGLYFYDNDVINIAKNIKPSSRGELEITTVNEVYLNNNNLNVELLGRGFAWLDTGTHDSLIEAGSFVETVQKRQGMMVACPEEIAWRNGWLSKDDLFKLGSILSKNHYGQYLMKLANHI; this is encoded by the coding sequence ATGAAAGGCATTATTCTCGCGGGTGGTTCTGGAACAAGACTTTATCCGATAACTATGGGTGTTTCTAAGCAATTGCTGCCTATTTATGATAAACCTATGATTTATTATCCGTTATCTGTGTTATTGCTGGCTGGTATACAGGATATTCTGATCATTACAACGCCTGAGGACCAGGCTGGATTTATCAGATTATTAGGTGATGGTAGTCAATTTGGAATCAATTTAAGTTATGCGATTCAGCCAAGTCCTGATGGTCTTGCGCAGGCTTTTATAATTGGTGAGGATTTCATTGGTAATGAATCGGTTTGTCTTGTGTTAGGAGATAATATTTTCTTCGGACAAGGATTTACACCAAAACTGCAAATGGCAAGTAATAGAACCAGCGGAGCAACTGTCTTTGGTTACCAGGTGATGGACCCCGAACGTTTTGGTGTTGTTGAGTTTGATGACAAGTTTAAAGCATTGAGTATTGAAGAAAAACCTAAAAATCCTAAATCAAACTGGGCAGTAACAGGCCTTTATTTTTATGATAACGATGTGATCAATATCGCAAAAAATATAAAGCCTTCATCAAGAGGTGAATTAGAAATAACTACAGTCAACGAAGTATACCTTAATAATAATAATTTGAACGTTGAGCTGTTAGGACGAGGTTTTGCCTGGCTCGATACGGGAACTCATGATAGTTTAATTGAAGCTGGTAGTTTTGTTGAGACTGTTCAAAAGCGCCAAGGCATGATGGTTGCATGTCCTGAAGAGATCGCGTGGCGTAATGGATGGTTAAGCAAAGATGATTTATTTAAATTAGGAAGTATTTTAAGCAAAAATCATTATGGGCAATATTTGATGAAGTTGGCTAATCATATATGA
- the wcaK gene encoding colanic acid biosynthesis pyruvyl transferase WcaK — translation MKLLILGNHTCGNRGDSAILRGLLDAINTLKPETEVDVMSRYPVSSSWLLNRPVMGDPLYSQMKQHNNAAGVMGRVKKVLRRRYQHQVLLSRVTDTGKLRNIAIAQGFTDFVRLLSGYDAIIQVGGSFFVDLYGVPQFEHALCTFMAKKPLFMIGHSVGPFQDPQFNQLANYVFGHCDALILRESVSLDMMKRSEIDTSKVEHGVDTAWLVDHQDDSFQPSYAVQHWLDVTSKQKTVAITLRELAPFDKRLGTTQAAYEKAFADVVNRVLDSGYQVLALSTCTGIDSYNKDDRMVALNLRNLVNDPSRYHVVMDELNDLEMGKLLSACDLTVGTRLHSAIISLNFGTPAIAINYEHKSAGIMQQLGMPEMAVDIRHLLDGSLGAMVGDTLGQLPAINERLAVAVKAEREKGIGMVKSVLDRVREGK, via the coding sequence ATGAAATTATTAATTCTTGGCAACCATACCTGCGGCAACCGTGGCGACAGCGCCATCCTGCGCGGTTTACTGGATGCAATTAACACCCTTAAGCCTGAGACCGAAGTGGACGTGATGAGCCGTTATCCGGTTAGCTCATCCTGGTTACTGAACCGCCCCGTGATGGGCGACCCGCTCTACAGCCAGATGAAACAGCACAATAACGCCGCGGGCGTGATGGGCCGCGTAAAGAAAGTGCTGCGCCGTCGCTATCAGCACCAGGTGCTGCTTTCCCGCGTGACCGATACCGGCAAGCTGCGCAACATCGCGATCGCGCAGGGCTTTACCGATTTTGTCCGTCTGCTGTCCGGCTACGACGCCATTATTCAGGTCGGCGGATCGTTCTTCGTCGATCTCTACGGCGTGCCGCAGTTTGAGCATGCGCTCTGTACCTTTATGGCGAAAAAGCCGCTGTTTATGATCGGCCACAGCGTCGGGCCATTCCAGGATCCGCAGTTTAACCAGCTCGCAAACTACGTCTTCGGCCATTGCGACGCGCTGATCCTGCGCGAGTCGGTCAGCCTCGACATGATGAAGCGCAGCGAAATTGACACCTCAAAAGTTGAGCACGGCGTGGACACCGCGTGGCTGGTGGATCACCAGGACGACAGCTTCCAGCCGAGCTACGCGGTGCAGCACTGGCTCGACGTGACGTCGAAACAGAAAACCGTCGCAATAACCCTGCGCGAGCTGGCGCCCTTCGATAAACGTTTAGGTACGACCCAGGCGGCGTATGAGAAAGCCTTCGCCGACGTGGTGAACCGCGTGCTGGACAGCGGGTACCAGGTGCTCGCGCTCTCAACCTGCACCGGCATCGACAGCTACAACAAAGACGACCGCATGGTGGCGCTGAACCTGCGCAATCTGGTTAACGATCCGTCCCGCTATCATGTGGTGATGGACGAACTGAACGATCTGGAGATGGGCAAGCTGCTCTCCGCCTGCGACCTGACCGTCGGCACGCGGCTGCACTCCGCCATTATCTCCCTGAACTTTGGCACGCCGGCCATTGCCATCAACTACGAACACAAATCAGCAGGCATCATGCAGCAGCTCGGTATGCCGGAAATGGCCGTGGATATCCGTCATCTGCTGGATGGTTCGCTGGGTGCGATGGTGGGGGACACCCTGGGTCAACTGCCCGCCATCAACGAACGCCTGGCCGTGGCGGTGAAAGCCGAGCGCGAGAAGGGCATTGGGATGGTGAAATCGGTACTTGACCGCGTGCGGGAGGGGAAATGA
- a CDS encoding NAD-dependent epimerase/dehydratase family protein produces MNDKVLFIGASGFVGTRLIEISKSEFDVTNFDKQQSHFYPEITVSGDVRNQEQLDHALAGFDTVVLLAAEHRDDVSPTSLYYDVNVQGTRNVLAAMEKNNVKNIIFTSSVAVYGLNKVNPDESHPHDPFNHYGKSKWQAEEVLREWFNKAPEERSLTIIRPTVIFGERNRGNVYNLLKQIAGGKFAMVGAGTNYKSMAYVGNIVEFIKFRLSNVKPGYDVFNYVDKPDLNMNQLVAEVEKSLSKKIPSVHLPYPLGMLGGFCFDILSKVTGKKYAISSVRVKKFCATTQFDATKVHTSGFKAPYTLSQGLDRTLKYEFVHEKKDDITFVSE; encoded by the coding sequence ATGAACGATAAAGTTTTGTTTATTGGCGCGTCCGGTTTCGTTGGGACTCGTTTGATCGAGATCTCTAAGTCCGAGTTTGATGTTACCAACTTCGACAAACAGCAGAGTCATTTCTACCCTGAGATTACTGTTTCAGGTGATGTACGCAATCAGGAGCAACTCGATCACGCTCTTGCCGGTTTCGACACGGTGGTATTACTCGCTGCCGAGCATCGTGATGATGTCAGCCCAACGTCGCTCTACTATGATGTCAACGTTCAGGGTACACGTAATGTACTGGCAGCTATGGAAAAAAATAATGTTAAGAATATTATTTTTACCAGTTCAGTTGCTGTTTATGGTCTTAATAAAGTCAATCCTGACGAATCTCATCCGCACGATCCTTTCAACCACTACGGTAAAAGTAAGTGGCAGGCGGAAGAGGTTCTGAGAGAATGGTTCAACAAAGCGCCTGAAGAACGATCTCTGACCATTATTCGCCCAACGGTCATTTTTGGTGAACGCAATCGTGGCAATGTCTACAATCTTCTGAAGCAAATCGCGGGTGGAAAATTCGCAATGGTGGGCGCCGGAACCAACTATAAGTCTATGGCTTATGTGGGTAATATTGTTGAGTTTATCAAATTCAGATTGAGCAACGTAAAACCGGGTTATGACGTATTTAACTATGTTGATAAACCCGATCTGAATATGAATCAGTTGGTTGCCGAGGTAGAAAAGAGCCTTAGCAAAAAAATCCCATCCGTGCATCTCCCTTATCCTTTAGGGATGCTTGGCGGTTTTTGCTTTGATATTCTTAGCAAAGTTACGGGTAAGAAGTATGCGATTAGTTCCGTTCGTGTAAAAAAATTCTGTGCCACCACTCAATTTGATGCGACGAAAGTGCATACCTCTGGTTTTAAAGCGCCTTATACCTTATCTCAAGGCCTGGACCGTACGTTGAAGTATGAGTTCGTGCACGAGAAGAAAGATGACATCACGTTTGTTTCTGAGTAG
- the wcaJ gene encoding undecaprenyl-phosphate glucose phosphotransferase: protein MTNLKKRERARTNASLISMVQRFSDITIMVGGLWAVCRLGGLPFLYMHLLMALIALVVFQMIGGMTDFYRSWRGVKMTTELMLLLQNWTLSLIFSAGLVAFSHDFDNRLVTYLSWYLLTSVGMVVCRSLIRFGAGWLRNRGYNRRFVAVAGDLPVGKVLLDSFRKEPWLGFEVVGIYHDAKPGGVPADWAGNYEQLIEDAKAGKIHNVYIAMQMKDESRIKQLMRELADTTCSVILIPDVFTFNILHSRIEEVNGVPVVPLYDTPLSGINRVLKRAEDIVLSSLILLLISPVLCCIALAVKLSSPGPVIFRQTRYGMDGKPIMVWKFRSMKVMENDKVVTQATQNDPRVTRVGNFLRRTSLDELPQFINVFTGGMSIVGPRPHAVAHNEQYRALIEGYMLRHKVKPGITGWAQINGWRGETDTLEKMEKRIEFDLEYIREWSIWFDIKIVFLTIFKGFVNKAAY from the coding sequence ATGACGAATCTAAAAAAACGCGAGCGAGCGAGAACGAATGCATCGTTAATCTCTATGGTGCAGCGTTTTTCTGATATCACCATCATGGTCGGTGGATTGTGGGCGGTGTGTCGGCTCGGCGGGCTGCCGTTCTTATATATGCATCTGCTGATGGCCCTGATTGCGCTGGTCGTGTTTCAGATGATCGGCGGAATGACCGATTTCTACCGCTCGTGGCGCGGCGTCAAAATGACCACTGAACTGATGCTGCTGCTGCAGAACTGGACCCTGAGCCTGATCTTCAGCGCGGGCCTGGTGGCCTTCAGTCATGATTTTGATAATCGCCTCGTGACCTATCTGAGCTGGTATCTGTTAACCAGCGTCGGCATGGTGGTGTGCCGTTCCCTGATCCGCTTTGGGGCGGGCTGGCTGCGCAACCGGGGCTATAACCGTCGCTTCGTTGCCGTAGCGGGCGATCTGCCGGTTGGTAAGGTCCTGCTCGACAGCTTCCGCAAAGAGCCGTGGTTAGGGTTTGAAGTGGTCGGGATTTATCACGACGCGAAGCCGGGCGGCGTGCCTGCGGACTGGGCGGGCAATTACGAACAGCTTATTGAAGACGCGAAAGCCGGCAAAATTCATAACGTCTACATCGCCATGCAGATGAAAGACGAATCCCGCATCAAGCAGCTGATGCGCGAGCTGGCGGACACCACCTGTTCGGTGATCCTGATCCCGGACGTCTTTACCTTTAACATCCTCCATTCACGCATTGAAGAAGTGAACGGCGTGCCGGTGGTACCGCTGTACGACACCCCGCTGTCGGGCATTAACCGCGTGCTGAAGCGCGCGGAAGATATAGTGCTCTCTTCGCTGATTTTACTGCTCATCTCCCCGGTGCTGTGCTGCATTGCCCTCGCGGTGAAGCTGAGCTCTCCCGGCCCGGTTATCTTCCGCCAGACCCGCTACGGTATGGACGGTAAGCCGATTATGGTGTGGAAATTCCGCTCCATGAAGGTGATGGAAAACGACAAGGTGGTGACCCAGGCAACGCAGAACGATCCGCGCGTCACCCGCGTGGGGAACTTCCTGCGCCGCACCTCTCTGGACGAGCTGCCGCAGTTTATCAACGTCTTCACCGGCGGGATGTCGATTGTTGGCCCGCGTCCGCACGCGGTGGCGCACAACGAGCAGTACCGCGCGCTGATTGAAGGCTACATGCTGCGCCATAAGGTGAAGCCGGGCATTACCGGCTGGGCGCAGATTAACGGCTGGCGCGGCGAAACCGACACGCTGGAAAAAATGGAAAAACGTATCGAATTCGATCTGGAGTACATCCGTGAATGGAGTATCTGGTTCGATATCAAGATTGTTTTTCTGACCATCTTCAAAGGTTTCGTGAACAAAGCGGCGTACTAA
- the wcaM gene encoding colanic acid biosynthesis protein WcaM, with the protein MLKKITRRTFVSSLSVLAATPLLSSRIARAASGRTVSVNQYNNNDWIAAFKQAFNDGDTVVVPAGLTCENINTGIFIPDGKTLLIRGALTGNGRGRFVLQEGSKVIGEGAGRTENITLDVRGSDCVIKGLAMSGFGPVTQIYIGGKKPSVMRNLLIDNISVSQANYAILRQGFHNQVDGARITNSKFSHLQGDAIEWNVAINDRNILISDHVIDNINCTNGKINWGIGIGLAGSTYDNDYPEKQTVKNFVVANITGSNCRQLVHVENGKHFVIRNIKAKNITPDFSKKAGIDNATVAIYGCDNFIIDNVDMVNSAGMLIGYGVIKGDYLSIPQNFKLNNIHLDNRQLAYKLRGIQISSGNATSFVAITNVEMQRATLELHNKPQHLFLRNINVMQEAAVGPALKINFDLRKDVRGKFMAKDETLLSLANIKAVNEKGQSSVDIDRVDQQVVNVERLNFALPSMRK; encoded by the coding sequence ATGCTGAAAAAGATTACCCGACGCACTTTTGTCTCTTCTCTCTCCGTTCTGGCGGCCACGCCGCTGCTGTCGTCACGCATCGCGCGGGCGGCAAGCGGCAGAACGGTCTCTGTTAATCAGTACAATAACAACGACTGGATCGCCGCCTTTAAGCAGGCGTTCAATGATGGCGACACCGTCGTGGTACCGGCCGGGCTCACCTGCGAAAACATCAATACGGGCATTTTCATTCCCGACGGTAAAACGCTGCTGATCCGCGGGGCGTTAACCGGCAACGGGCGCGGCCGCTTTGTTCTGCAGGAAGGCAGCAAAGTGATAGGCGAAGGTGCCGGTCGCACGGAGAACATTACGCTCGACGTTCGCGGCTCTGACTGCGTCATCAAAGGGCTGGCCATGAGCGGTTTTGGCCCGGTGACGCAGATCTACATCGGCGGCAAGAAACCGAGCGTGATGCGCAATTTGCTGATTGATAACATCAGCGTGAGTCAGGCTAACTACGCCATCCTGCGCCAGGGGTTCCACAACCAGGTGGACGGTGCCCGCATCACCAACAGTAAATTTAGCCATCTTCAGGGCGATGCGATCGAGTGGAACGTCGCCATCAACGATCGCAATATCCTGATCTCCGATCATGTCATCGACAACATCAACTGCACCAACGGCAAGATCAACTGGGGCATCGGCATTGGCCTCGCCGGCAGTACCTACGATAACGACTATCCGGAGAAGCAAACCGTCAAGAACTTCGTGGTGGCCAACATCACCGGCAGCAACTGTCGCCAGCTGGTGCACGTTGAAAACGGTAAGCATTTTGTTATCCGCAATATCAAAGCCAAAAATATTACCCCCGATTTCAGTAAAAAGGCGGGAATAGACAACGCCACGGTGGCCATTTATGGCTGTGATAATTTCATTATTGATAATGTCGATATGGTGAACAGCGCCGGAATGTTAATCGGCTATGGGGTAATAAAAGGCGATTATTTGTCCATCCCGCAGAATTTCAAGCTCAATAATATTCACCTCGATAATCGACAGCTTGCGTATAAATTGCGCGGAATACAGATTTCATCCGGTAATGCCACCTCGTTTGTGGCGATAACCAACGTGGAAATGCAGCGTGCTACGCTTGAACTGCACAACAAGCCGCAGCATCTTTTCTTACGCAACATCAATGTGATGCAGGAAGCCGCTGTGGGTCCCGCCCTGAAGATTAACTTCGACCTGCGCAAGGATGTTCGGGGTAAATTTATGGCTAAAGATGAGACCTTGCTGTCGCTGGCGAACATTAAAGCGGTGAATGAGAAGGGGCAAAGCTCGGTGGATATTGACCGGGTGGATCAGCAGGTTGTGAATGTGGAAAGGCTGAATTTTGCGCTTCCATCAATGCGAAAGTGA
- the galF gene encoding GalU regulator GalF: protein MINLKAVIPVAGLGMHMLPATKAIPKEMLPIVDKPMIQYIVDEIVAAGIKEIVLVTHSSKNAVENHFDTSYELEALLEQRVKRQLLAEVQSICPPGVTIMNVRQAQPLGLGHSILCARPVVGDNPFIVVLPDIIIDTASADPLRYNLAAMVARFNETGRSQVLAKRMKGDLSEYSVIQTKEPLETEGQVSRIVEFIEKPDQPQTLDSDLMAVGRYVLNADIWAELEKTEPGAWDRIQLTDAIASLAKKQSVDAMLMTGDSYDCGKKLGYMQAFVNYGLRNLKEGAKFRNRIEKLLGND, encoded by the coding sequence ATGATCAATTTGAAAGCAGTCATTCCGGTAGCAGGTTTGGGCATGCATATGCTGCCCGCCACAAAAGCCATCCCTAAAGAGATGCTGCCGATTGTCGATAAACCAATGATTCAGTACATTGTCGACGAGATTGTTGCTGCAGGGATCAAAGAAATCGTCCTGGTTACCCATTCATCCAAGAATGCAGTTGAGAACCATTTCGACACCTCTTACGAACTCGAAGCGTTGCTTGAGCAGCGCGTTAAACGCCAACTGCTGGCGGAAGTGCAGTCTATCTGTCCGCCAGGCGTAACCATTATGAACGTGCGTCAGGCGCAGCCGCTGGGTTTGGGTCACTCAATTTTGTGTGCCCGTCCAGTAGTGGGTGATAACCCATTCATCGTTGTACTTCCTGACATCATCATCGATACCGCTTCTGCCGATCCGCTGCGTTACAACCTGGCGGCAATGGTGGCACGCTTTAATGAAACCGGTCGTAGCCAGGTGTTGGCAAAACGCATGAAGGGCGATCTCTCTGAATACTCCGTTATCCAGACTAAAGAACCACTTGAGACGGAAGGGCAGGTGAGCCGCATCGTTGAGTTCATCGAAAAACCGGATCAGCCGCAGACGCTGGATTCTGATCTGATGGCGGTTGGCCGTTATGTTCTGAACGCCGATATCTGGGCGGAGCTGGAAAAAACTGAACCGGGTGCCTGGGATCGTATCCAGTTGACCGATGCAATAGCATCGCTGGCGAAAAAGCAGTCTGTTGATGCGATGCTGATGACCGGTGATAGCTATGACTGCGGTAAGAAGCTGGGGTATATGCAGGCGTTTGTGAATTACGGCTTGCGTAACCTGAAGGAAGGGGCGAAGTTCAGAAACCGGATTGAGAAGCTGTTGGGCAACGACTGA